The genomic window TGCTGGTGGTGCTGGTGCCCGCGGTCGCGCGGGTGCTGGGCGGCGCGGTCTTCCAGCGCCGGGCCGGGCGACGCCAGGCACTGGCCTCCGCGCTCGGCCGCTCCGGCAGCGACCTCGCGCTGTTCGCCCTGGCCGCACTCGCCTACTTCCAGCTCGCGCACTACGGCTCCGGGCCGAGCAGCAGCGTCTCCGCCACGGCGGCGGGCAGCGCCGCGGCCGGTGGCGGTGCCCTGTCCGCGGACGCCTCCGGGCGGCTCGGCCTGGACCCGGTGCTGGTCACCGCGCCCACCCTGGCGCTGTGCGCCGGCACCGTGCTGGCCCTGCGGCTGCTGCCGCTGGCCGCCCGGCTCGGCGAGCGGTGGGCCGGGCGCCGGCGCGGGCTGCCCGGCGCGCTGGCCGGCTGGCAGTTCGCCCGCCGGCCCCGGCGCAACGCCGGCCCGGTGCTGCTGATGGTCTTCGCCGTCTCGATGGGCATGCTGGCGCTCGGCCAGGGCGCCTCGCTGAGCGCCTCGCAGCGCGACCAGTCCGCCTTCGCCAGCCTCGGCGGGCTGCGGGTGGCCAACCTTGCGGTGCCCGCCCTCGGCCAGGGCGGGGTGCTGGACCAACTGCCCGGCGGCTCCCGGTTCCTGCCCGTCTCCCGGCAGGACCTGCCGCTGCAGGCCGGCCGGATCGGCCAGTTGCTGGCGATCGACACCAAGGCCGCCGCCACCTCGGTGCGGATGCGCCCGGACCTGACCGGCGGGCGCACCCCGGCCCAGTTCTTCGCCCCGCTGACCGGCACCGGCGCTGACTCCGGCTCCGGCTCCGGCTCCGGCTCCGGCTCCGGGGGCACCGACGGCGGCGGGCTCGTGCTGCCGGGCAAGCCGATCCGGCTGAACCTGGACCTGTCGGTGCGGACCAGCACGTCCGCCGGACCACCGTCGGCCGACGGCGAGTTCTACGTCGACCCGTCGATCCACGCCCCCTCCGTCAAGCTCGAACTGCGGGACCGGCACGGGCTCCCCTTCGAGGCCGTGCTCCCCGGCGTCCCGGCCGACGGCGACGTCGCCGTCTCCGCCGATCTGGCCCCGCTGATCGGCTCCCCGGCCGGCCGGGCCGCCTACCCGCTCACCCTGGCCGGCGTGAAACTCACCTACGACGGCCCCGCGTTCGCCGCCATGCAACAGCAGCTGACGGTCCACCGGATGACCGGGACCGACGTGGACAGCGGCGCGACCACGGCGATCAGCACGGCGGGACAGGGCTGGTCGGTCCTGGACGGCTCCACCCTCGCCCCGGCGAACGGACAGGACCTGTTCGGCGTGACCTACAAGGCCGGGAAGGGCCAGCTGGACAACACCACCCAGCTGACCGTGGGCGCACCGGGCAGTGCCCCGCCGGCCGTGCTCGACGCGCTCGCCACCAAGGACTACCTGACCGCCACCGGCGCCGCCGTCGGCCAGGAGGTGCCGCTGTCGCTCGGCACCGCCAGCCTGAAGGTCAGGATCGCCGCCGTGGTGCCCACGCTGCCCGGCGTCGGCGGCGGGACCGGCGGCCCGACCACCGCGCTGATGGTCGACCTGACCACCGTGAACCGGATGCTGGGCGCCGCCCAGAACCCCCCGCTGCCCCCCACCGAGTGGTGGCTGCCCGGCACCGGACCGGCCGACCCCGTGCCGGCCCAGGCCGCCACCGCGCTGCGGGCGGGCACCGTCCCCGCGCAGTTGCAGGTGTACCAGGAGCTCGTGACCGGCCTGCAGGACGATCCGCTGGGCGCCGCCCCGCAGAGCGGGCTGCTGGCCCTGACCGTCGCGGCCGCGGTGCTGGCGGCGATCGGCTTCGCCGCCGCCGCGGTGGGCGCCGCCGGCGAACGGGCCGCCGAGTTCGCCGTGCTGCGCGCGCTCGGCACCCCGCACCGGCAGCTGGCCAGGACCGCCGCCGCCGAGCAGGGCATCCTGATCGCCCTCGGCCTCGGCGTCGGCCTCGCGCTCGGAACGGCGCTGGTCCACCTGGTGGTACCGCTGACCGTCCTCACCACGGACGCCCACCGGCCGATGCCCTCGGTGCTGGTGGTGCTGCCCATGGGGCAGGTCCTGGTGCTGCTCGCAGCGGTGGCCGCACTGCCCGTCCTGCTCACCGTCCACCGGGTGCTGCGCCCTGCCCGGCCCGGCGAGACCATCGCCCGTCTGCGTTACTCGGAGGAGATGTGAGCCCCGATCGCGAACCGCTCGATCGCGAGCCCGCCGCCGAGCGGACCGCCCGCGGCGCCACGGCCGGGCGCACCCCCGCGCCCTGGGTCAGGACCAGGCTGCACACCAGCCGGTCCGCCGCCCTGCTGCTGGCCCTGCTGGTACTCGGCACCGCCTTCCTGGCCGCCGCGCTCCCGCGGACCCTGGACCGGGACGGCGACCGGGCGCTGACCAAGGTGCTCAGCAGCACCACGCCCCAGGCCCGCAGCCTGACGGCCGCCCTGAGCTCCGACACCACCGATCCCAGCACCGGAACCTCGGCGTACAACCAGCAGACCCTGGACCAGGTCGCCGAGAAGCTGCGCGGCGACCTGACCGCACCACTGGCGCCCCTGCCCGCCGACGACTCCTACGGCGCGAGCAGCGGCACCCGTTACCTGACCGACCCCGCGCTGCCCCGGCCCGGTGTCGGCCAGGACCCGGTGCTCAGCCTCTACACCCTGCACGACCAGGACTCCCACCTGCGGCTGGTGGCCGGGAAGCTGCCCGAGGGCCACACCCTCGACGTCGACGGCAACCTCGAGTTCGACGTCGCGCTCACCAAAGCGGTGGCCGACCGCCTCGGGGTCGGCGTCGGCTCCGCCCTGAACACCAGCATGCTCTCGGCCCTCGGCCGGTCCAGGCCGCACCAGCCGGAGCACTCGGTCCAGGCCGTGGTGGTCGGCCTCTTCGAGCCGACCGACGCGAAGCAGGCGATCTGGTCCACCGCCGGCTGCCTCCTGACTCCCTGTCTGGAGGCCGTCGGCGCGCCGCCGGAGCCCTACTGGGACGTCGATGCCCTGGTCGCCCCCACGGATCTGACCGCGCTGCCCCAGTGGAACGGGGCCAAGCTGTTCTGGCAGATCCCGATCGACCCGCACCACCTGCACAGCTACCAGGTCGGCCAGGCACAGCAGCTGATCGGCTCCATGCTGGACGGCCCGCTGGCCGCTTCCCTGGGCACCAGCATCAAGGTCCCCAGCCTGCGCCCCAGCTCGATGCTGCCGGACGCGTTCACCAAGGCGCTGAACCAGCAGTCCGCCGCCGCCCCGCTGCACGCGATCGGACCGATCGGCGCCGGCACGGTGGCGCTGGTGGTCCTGCTGCTGGCCGCCGGGCTCGCGGTGGACCGCCGCCGCGCCGAACTGATCCTGCTGCGGGCCCGCGGCGGCTCGCTGCCCGCGATCGGCGGGCGACTGCTCGCCGAGACCGCCGTTCTGACCGTGCCCGCCGCAGGGCTCGGCACGGCGCTCGCCCTGCTCCTGCTGCCCGCCCCGCGCTGGACGGCGGCGGTGCTGACCGGCGTGCTGGTCGGTCTGCTCGCGCTGCTGCCGTTCCCGCTGCGGGCGGTCCTGCTGCTGCGCGCCAGCGGTCCGCGCGGCAAGGGTCGCGCCGCCGGTGCGACCCGGCCCACCCGGCGCCGGCGGTTCACCCGGCTGCTGGGCAGCCCGCGCCGGCTGGTGGCCGAGCTGGCCGCGCTGGCGCTGGCCGCAGCCGCCGTCCTCGCGGTGCGGCGGCGCGGGATGGCGCCGCCGGGCAGCTCGCTCGACCTGCTGCTGACCGCCGCGCCGCTGCTGCTGGCGGTGGCCGGGGCGGTGCTGCTGGCCAGGCTCTTCCCGCTGCTGCTCACCCCCGGCGTGCGCTGGGCGGCCCGGCGGCCCGGTGCGGTCGGCTTTCTGGGCCTGGCCCGGGCCACCCGGACCGGGGCGGCGAGCGGCGCCGGCGGCGGGTCCACCGGTGCCGGCGACGGCACGGCGGCCCGGCCTGGACCGACCATGCTGCCGCTGCTGGCGCTGCTGCTCGCGGTCACCACCGCCGGCTTCGGGGTCACCATGCTCAGCTCCGCCGACGCGGCGCGCCAGGTGGCGGTCCGTCAGGCGGTGGGCGGCGATGCCCGGGTGCTGGCGAACGACTCCGGCACGCTGCCGAACGGGTTCGTCCCGGCCGCCGCCAAGCTGCCCGGAGTGCGCTCCGGCACCGCGGCGGTGATCGACGACGGGGCGACGACCGGGACCGCGGACGGCAGCGCGCTGCCCGACATGATCCTCGTCATGGTCGATCCGGAGAGCTATGCGGCGCTGGCCCGGGACGTGGGCTACGGGCAGTTCGACCCGGCGCTGCTGAAGGCCCCGGCCGACCCCGATGCCATGGTGCCCGCCCTGGTCAACACCACCTACGCGAGCCGGCTCGGTACCCAGGGCAACTACGTCCAGCTGCCGAACGCCTACGGCAGGCTGAAGATCCAGGTGGTCGGCACCATCCAGGCCACCCCCGCGGTGCCGGTCCTCGGCGAGCGGCCGGTGCTCCTGGTGTCGAGCGACGCGGTGGCCCGCCAGCGGCCGGCGGCGGCGGCGCTGGCGAACGCACCGACCGCGTGGTTCGGCACCGGCGACGGGATCACCGGTGCGGCGCTGCGCGGGCTGCTGAACCAGGAGCTGGGTGCGGGCAAGGACGCAACCGCCCAGGTGAACGCCGGCTTCAACATCGCCACCCGGGACGACTACGCCCGGGAGATGGCCGACAACCCGCTGCAGCGCTCGGCGGAGCAGCTGTTCTGGGCCTCGGTCGTCGCCGCTGCCGGGTACTGCGTGCTCTCGCTGCTGCTGACCCTGCTGCGCGCGGCGCCCGAACGCTCGGCGCTGCTGGCCCGGCTGCGCACCATGGGCCTGCGTCCGCGCCAGGGCCTGGTCCTCATCCTGGTCGAGGCGCTGCCGCAGACCCTGGTGGCCGCGGTCGCCGGAGCCGGCATCGCCTGCCTGTCCGCGCCGCTGCTGGGCACGGCGGTCAACCTGTCGGCCATGGTCGGGGCGAGCGTGCCCGGCGGGCTGCGGGCGGCCCCCGGGCAGGTGGCCTGGCAGGCACTGATCCTGGCCGGGCTGTCCACGGGGGTCGTGGTCGCGGAGACGCTGTTCGCCGGGCGGCGGCAGATCAATACCGAGTTGAGAGCGGGTGACCAGCGGTGAGCACACCGACGAGCGGCAAGCGGCGTGGGACGGACGGGGCTGACGGCTTGGCGGGTGACACCTCGGCGGCCGGCGGCGCGGCGGGGGTGGCGGATCCCGCCGCGCCGGACGTCACGCTCGACGAGCTGCGGCAGCGGGCCCTGAGCGCCCGCGACGCCCCGGCCTACGGGCAGGACTCGGTGATCGCCTGCGACCGGGTGGTGCGGATCTTCAGCGCCGACCGGGTCGAGGTGCAGGCCCTCCAGGGCCTGGACCTGCTGGTCGGCAAGGGGGACCTGATCGCCCTGGTCGGCGCCTCCGGAAGCGGCAAGTCCACCCTGCTCAACATCCTGGCCGGCCTCGACGTCCCGTCCGCCGGCTCGGCCACCGTGGCCGGCTGCGACCTGCTGACCATGACGTCCAAGGAGCGCCTGCGCTACCGCCGGGAGGTGGTCGGCTTCGTCTGGCAGCAGACCGCCAGGAACCTGATGCCGTTCCTGACGGCGGCCCAGAACGTGGCGCTGCCGATGCAGCTGAACGGCGAGCGCTGGTCGGCGGGACGGGCCAAGCGCCGCGCCGCCCGGGCCGGTGAGCTGCTGGCCGCGCTCGGCATCGACCACCTGGCCGACCGGCGGCCCGCCCAGCTCTCCGGCGGCGAGCAGCAGCGGGTGGCGATCGCGGTGGCGATGGCCAACAACCCCTCGGTGGTGCTGGCCGACGAGCCGACCGGTGAACTGGACTCCGAGACCGCCGCCGGGATCTTCGAGGCGTTCCGCACCGTCAACCGCGAGCTGGGCGCCACCGTGGTGATCGTGACGCACGACCCCATGGTGGCCGGGGAGGTCCGCCGCACGGTGGCGATCCGTGACGGGCGCACCGCCTCCGAGGTGCTGCGCCGGACCGTGACCGAGGCGGACGGCACGGAACGCGTCAACGAGCGGGAGTACGTGATGCTGGACCGCACCGGGCGGGTGCAGCTGCCGCGCGAGTTCCTCACGGCGCTCGGGATGGAGCACCGGGTCGCGGTCGACCTGGTCGCCGATCACATCGCGGTGCGGCCGGACGACCAGCAGGAGGCGTGAGGCGGGCTGCTCGGGCGGCTCGGGCTGCTCGGGCGGCCCGGGCTGCTCGGGCCGCCCCGCCCCGGACGTGAGCGGCTCGGAGCCGTCCGCTGCGGAGCTCTCCGGCTCAGCGCAGCGGGGTCAGCCCCAGGCCCGCGCCCGGGGCGGCCGTGGCCCGCAGCGCGACCGTCCCGTGCGGTGCGGTCAGCCGCAGCCAGCTGCCCGCGCGGTGCGCCGTCAGTCGGGCGTCCGGGTGCAGGAAGCCGATCCGGTAGGCGGCGTGGGCCGCGCGCAGCGGCAGCGCCGGGAGCGCGCCGAGCGGGCGCGACCAGATCTCGTCGGCGAGCCGGTCCAGTACCTCGCGGGTCCGGTGGTGCTCCGGCACCTGGGCGGTGCGCTCCTTGAACTCGGCGACGGCCGCCATCACCTGCGGGACCACCAGCCCGGCGCCGACCTCGCCCAGCTGCTGCCAGCCGCGGCGCGGCGGCAGCAGTCCCGCCCAGGCGGGTCCGGTGACCGGCGGCGGCACGGCGAGCGCGGCCCCCGCCTCGTCGACCCCCTCCAGCAGCTGGCCCGCCGAGACGGTCAGGTCGGTGGTACCCGGCAGAGCCCCGGTCTCCGTGGCGCCCGGCAGCGGCTCGGTCTCTGGGGCGCCCGGCAGCGGCTCGGCGGCGGCGAGCCGGGTGGTGCGCAGCGCGAGCACCCCGGCGGCGCCCAGCGGCAACCGCCCGTAGACGGCCAGCACACCGGGGCCGCCCGCCTCGTCGGCGACCAACTGCAGCCGCACCGCGGCCGCCCGGTCGAACCGCAGCAGGCGGCTCAGGAACGCACCGAGATCGGCCGCCTCGCGGGAGTCGGCAAGGACGAACCGGGCCGTACTGATCACGGGAACACTCACTTCGTTCTGTTCGCGCTGCGTCTCGGGCTGGGTCTCGGTCTCGGGCTGGGTCTCGGGCTGGGTCTCGGACTCGACCACACGCCTGCTGCCACGGTTCGCGACCGGCTCAGGCCGCGGCCACCGCGACCTGGTCCGCCCTGCTCTTCGCTTCGGCGGGCTCGTCCATGAAGCGGCTGAGGAACTCCCGCTCCACCGGGCTGATCCGGCGCGGCCGGGCGGCCTTCAGGTCGTACGGGACCACGATGGTCGACGCCCGGACGTACACCGTCTCGGTGCCGTCCTCGGCCCGGTCCTTCACCTCGTAGCTGACCGTGAGCGAGGCGCCACCGATCCTGGTCACCCAGGTCTCGATGGTCACCGGCTCCGGGCGGTGCACCAGCGGCACCTTGTAGTCGATCTCGTGCCGCGCGACCACCGAGCCGCCCGCGAACTCCCCCGCACCGGCGGCGGTGGCCTGGGTGAACATGAAGTCGATCCGGGCCTCCTCCAGGTAGCGCAGGAAGACCACGTTGTTCACGTGGCCGAAGGCGTCCATGTCGGACCACCGCAACGGGCAGGCGTAGATGTGGCGCGCCACGAACGTCTCTCCTTCTCTTCCGGTCACTTCGAGCGGCCCGGCCGGGTACCCAACGGGCACCCGACCGGGCCGCTGCCGCACAGGCCGGGGCGAGGTCAGCCTCGGGTCAGCTTCTTGTAGGTCGCGCGGTGCGGACGGGCCGCATCGGCGCCCAGGCGCTCGATCTTGTTCTTCTCGTACGACTCGAAGTTGCCCTCGAACCAGAACCACTTGCTCTCGCCCTCGTAGGCGAGGATGTGGGTGGCCACTCGGTCCAGGAACCAGCGGTCGTGGGAGATGACCACGGCGCAGCCCGGGAACTCCAGCAGCGCGTTCTCCAGCGAGGAGAGCGTCTCGACGTCGAGGTCGTTGGTCGGCTCGTCGAGGAGCAGCAGGTTGCCGCCCTGCTTGAGGGTGAGTGCCAGGTTGAGGCGGTTGCGCTCACCACCGGAGAGCACACCGGCCGGCTTCTGCTGGTCCGGACCCTTGAAACCGAACGCCGAGACGTAGGCGCGCGAGGGCATCTCGACCTGGCCGACGTTGATCCAGTCGAGGCCGTCGGAGACGACCTCCCACAGGGTCTTCTTCGGGTCGATGTTGGAACGGCCCTGGTCGACGTAGCTGATCTTGACGGTCTCGCCGACCTTGACGTCGCCGGAGTCCGGGGTCTCCAGGCCCTGCAGCATCTTGAAGAGCGTGGTCTTGCCGGCGCCGTTGGGGCCGATCACGCCGACGATGCCGTTGCGCGGCAGGGTGAAGCTGAGGTCGTCGATCAGGACCTTCTCGCCGAAGGCCTTGTTGAGCTTGTCGACCTCGACCACGACACTGCCCAGACGCGGGCCCGGCGGGATCTGGATCTCCTCGAAGTCCAGCTTCCGCATCTTGTCGGCCTCGGCCGCCATCTCCTCGTAACGGGCGAGGCGGGCCTTGGACTTGGCCTGGCGGCCCTTGGCGTTGGAGCGGACCCACTCGAGCTCTTCCTTGAGCCGCTTGGCGCGCTTGGCGTCCTTCTGGCCCTCGACCTTGAGGCGCGACTGCTTGGACTCCAGGTAGGTGGAGTAGTTGCCCTCGTAGGACAGGGCCCGGCCGCGGTCCAGCTCCAGGATCCACTGCGCGACGTGGTCCAGGAAGTACCGGTCGTGGGTGACCGCGACGACGGTACCGGCGTACTTGGCCAGGTGCTGCTCCAGCCAGTTCACCGACTCGGCGTCGAGGTGGTTGGTGGGCTCGTCGAGCAGCAGCAGGTCGGGCGCCTCGAGCAGCAGCTTGCAGAGCGCGACGCGGCGGCGCTCACCACCGGAGAGGCTGGTGACCGGCCAGTCGCCGGGCGGGCAGCCCAGCGCGTCCATGGCCTGCTCCAGCTGGGCCTCGAGGTCCCAGGCGTTGGAGTGGTCCAGCTCCTCCTGGAGCTTGCCCATCTCGTCCAGCAGCGCGTCCGAGTAGTCGGTCGCCATCAGCTCGGCGATCTCGTTGAACCGGTCGAGCTTGCCCTTGACCTCCTTGACGCCGTCCTGGACGTTCTCCAGGACCGTCTTGGACTCGTCCAACGGCGGCTCCTGCAGGAGCATGCCGACGGTGAATCCGGGCGAAAGGAAGGCGTCACCGTTGGAGGGCTGCTCCAGGCCGGCCATCATCTTGAGGACGGTGGACTTACCGGCGCCGTTGGGGCCGACAACGCCGATCTTCGCTCCGGGGAGGAAACTGAGCGTCACGTCGTCAAGGATGACCTTGTCGCCGTGCGCCTTGCGCAACTTGCGCATGGTGTAGATGTATTCCGCCACGTGAGATCGCTCCGGCGTCGTCGAGGAGTGTTTCAGGCTGTCAGCGTTCCATTGTGCCGCACCCGGGCTCCCATCCCGAACCCGCTCCCCGGAGCTCAGGCGGAGGTTCCGGTGTGCGGCGTTCCGGCGTCGTAGCGCTGCGGTATCGCAGCGCTACGACCCCCGCCCCCGATCCGCGCCCCGGCCCGGGTCCGGGCCCTGACCTGACCCCTGTCCCGGACCTGGCCTGTCCCTGCCCCTGCCCCGGACCTGCCCTGCCCTGCCCCCCTGCCCCTGCCCCTGCCCCTGGCCCTGGCCCGGCGGCGACGTCTGAGCGCCGGAACGCCAGTGGCCTGATCCCCTGGTGCAGGGGATCAGGCCACTGGGCTGCGTTCGCCGCCGCTCGGGCGGCTACGCGGACCGCTTCGGCTTCAGCTACTTATGGGCAGCTGTCGCTGTCGGGCGATCGGTGCGGGCGATCGGCGTCAGGCCGTGGTGCGGCTGTGACGGCCCCGACGACGCATCGTGTAGACCGCGCCACCGCCGAGCAGGACCAGCGCACCGGCGACACCGGCGATCAGGCCGGAGTTGCTGCCGCCACCGGTGAAGGCGAGGGTCTTGCCGTTCGTGCTGGTCGGGCTGGCCGAGGCGCTCGGGGCCACGACGGCCGGGCTGCTGGCGCTGGCCGAGCTGCTCGGGGTCGCGGTGGCCGGGCTGCTGCTGGAGCTGCTCGGGGTCGCCGAGGTCACCGGAGTGGCCGAGGTGCTCGGGCTCGGGGAGTGGCTCGGGGCGACCTGGCAGTTGCGGATGCCCTGGAACTCCTGCTGGCCCTTGGGGCCGGTGACCTTGATGTCGTAGGCCGCACCCTCGCCGACCGGGACGACCTCGCTCTGGGTCTGGCCCGGGGCGACCGTGAGGGACGGCATGCCGCTGCCCTCGTCGGTCACACCGACGGTGAAGGGCTGGTCACCATTGTTGGTGGCGGTGACGACGACGCCGCTCTTGGTGCAGTCGACCATCGCCGAGAAGGCGAGGACCGGACCGGTCGGCGCCCAGGTGGCGGTGGCACTGGCGGTCACGGTGTCGGTCTGGGTGCCCGCGAGGATCAGCGTCTGGCTGTGGTTCGAGGGCGTGTAGCCGAGGCTGGTGAACGCACGACCGACCTGGACGTCGGCCGACGCCTTGGCGCTGACCGTCGCCGTACCCGCGTTCGCGCCGGCCGGGGCCTTCACGAAGAGCTGGTCACCGTTCTGGACGGGCTTGGTCAGGGCTCCGCTCTGGTCGGACAGAACGTTGCCGCTCTTGTCGGTGAGGACCACGCCGGCCGCACTGGAGGTGCTGTCGAGCGAGGCGCTGACGGAGTTGCCCGTGCTGGCGACGGTGATCGGGCCGAGCAGCGAGCCGCTCTTGCCGGAGACCGACGACGGGGACAGGGTCAGCGAGGGAGCCGGCTCCTTGACGTCCTGCACGTGGCTGATCAGGTAGCTGGCGAGGGTCGCGGCGCCGGCGTCCAGCGGGACGGCCTTGACGTGGTCCGAGAAGTGCCAGATCGCAGCCTGGGTACCGGCGGCGGCCTCGTTGGCGTCGAGCGAGGGGACACCGACCTCGCTGCCCAGCTTGTGGAGGTCGGAGACCTGCGGGTACGAGTTCTGCAGGATCCAGTTGATCTTGCCGGCGTCGGGGTTGGTCGCCAGCGAGGTGCCGGACCAGGCGGTCTCCTGGTACTTGGCGTGCGGCTTCGTCTCCATGTTGAGATCGATGCAGTACGTGTCGAACTCGGTGCCGTCCGCGTTCTTGAGGACGATCAGACCGCCGCCGGCGTTCCAGTCGCCGTCATTGATCTTGATCTGGCCGCCGAACTTCAGGCCGTCCTGAAGTGTCGCGGTCGCTCCGGCACCGGTGCCGCCATCCGCGACGGCCGCACCCGCCAGAACGAACCCGCCGCCGACCATCATGCTCGACGTGAGCATGACAGCAGCTATGCGGGAGATACCCCGCCGTTGCATGTGGTACATGAAGGACCCCTCCGGGCAGGGCCGCGCCCATGACGGCCCGCCGCGCAATGCCGCGCCCATTGTGGCGCCGCCGCACTTGTCTGAACCAGACGCATCATATGGAGAACCCAGGGCGCGCAAACCGAAATTCCAGGGGTTGCGACTTCCGTATCGGAATTGTTATCAAGCCGGTTGCCCGGGCGGCAGACTGACGGGTCGCCAGATATTCGTCACTTTATCGACTCTCTGACCCGCCAATGCACGATGCCCGACGACTAGTGTCGATGAAAGCTCAACTAACGCTCAAGAGCTAGAGCCAGTCTGATCGATACCGTCGTGTAGTGGTTGCTACGCGCACTAGCCGCCCGGCACTTCGCCCACCTGCGCTTCGAGGCTCCGGAGTTCGGGTCAGCACTTGCTCCGCAGCCCCGGCACGAGGGTGGGGGAGACAGCAGAGGCGGAGCACCCCACGGCGGACTCGCACCACCCCGCCGGCCTGACACCCCGCCGGCCACCGCCCCGCCCGACACTCCCTCAAGCCCCACCCCTCGCCAACCTCTCACCCCTCTCGTCCTTCTCGCCGCTCCTGCCCCTGCCCCCTCCTCACCATCACTTCCTCACATCGGCACCACCTCTCCCGCCCAACCCGCCTCGTCCGGCCCCCCGGGCGACCCGGTTCCGACCTGCGAGCCCACCTCCGCCGGCCCGACCGGCCCACCAGTAGCGCGACTTGCCCTGGCCGCCCTGGCCGCCGCGGCCGAGCGGGGCGGTCGCTCCACGGCGGGGCCACGCACGCTCCGGGCCGACCGGGTGGAACGCGACACCCCCACCGCTCCAGTTGCCGCCGGAGCCACCGGCACCCCGCCCTCCGCCGCCCCGCCCACCCCTCCAACTGCGCCCGCTCCAGCCGCTGCTCCGCCCGCGCCTCCTCCCGCCATGCCGGCCGGCTCGATCGCCACCCGCCGCGCCGGCGACGCCAGCGCCGCCGCACCACCCCCGGGGCTTCGGCCCGCAGCCCCGGCCCCCTCCAACTCCCCTGCGGCGACGGAACCTCCCGCCACCACCGACTCCGCCCGGCCGGCACCCGCCGTGGCCGTCGCATCGGCCGCCCGGTGCGCCCGGACCGCCTCCACGATCCACTCCGGCACCGCCTCGCCGACCGGCTGCGCCGGCGTCAACTCCGCCCTGCCGCGGACCGCCCAGCGGAAGGCCGAGGTGCCCCGGCCGAGGTCGTGGCCCACCACCCGTGCATCGATCTCCACCACCGA from Kitasatospora sp. NBC_01250 includes these protein-coding regions:
- the ettA gene encoding energy-dependent translational throttle protein EttA, with protein sequence MAEYIYTMRKLRKAHGDKVILDDVTLSFLPGAKIGVVGPNGAGKSTVLKMMAGLEQPSNGDAFLSPGFTVGMLLQEPPLDESKTVLENVQDGVKEVKGKLDRFNEIAELMATDYSDALLDEMGKLQEELDHSNAWDLEAQLEQAMDALGCPPGDWPVTSLSGGERRRVALCKLLLEAPDLLLLDEPTNHLDAESVNWLEQHLAKYAGTVVAVTHDRYFLDHVAQWILELDRGRALSYEGNYSTYLESKQSRLKVEGQKDAKRAKRLKEELEWVRSNAKGRQAKSKARLARYEEMAAEADKMRKLDFEEIQIPPGPRLGSVVVEVDKLNKAFGEKVLIDDLSFTLPRNGIVGVIGPNGAGKTTLFKMLQGLETPDSGDVKVGETVKISYVDQGRSNIDPKKTLWEVVSDGLDWINVGQVEMPSRAYVSAFGFKGPDQQKPAGVLSGGERNRLNLALTLKQGGNLLLLDEPTNDLDVETLSSLENALLEFPGCAVVISHDRWFLDRVATHILAYEGESKWFWFEGNFESYEKNKIERLGADAARPHRATYKKLTRG
- a CDS encoding Cys-Gln thioester bond-forming surface protein; its protein translation is MLTSSMMVGGGFVLAGAAVADGGTGAGATATLQDGLKFGGQIKINDGDWNAGGGLIVLKNADGTEFDTYCIDLNMETKPHAKYQETAWSGTSLATNPDAGKINWILQNSYPQVSDLHKLGSEVGVPSLDANEAAAGTQAAIWHFSDHVKAVPLDAGAATLASYLISHVQDVKEPAPSLTLSPSSVSGKSGSLLGPITVASTGNSVSASLDSTSSAAGVVLTDKSGNVLSDQSGALTKPVQNGDQLFVKAPAGANAGTATVSAKASADVQVGRAFTSLGYTPSNHSQTLILAGTQTDTVTASATATWAPTGPVLAFSAMVDCTKSGVVVTATNNGDQPFTVGVTDEGSGMPSLTVAPGQTQSEVVPVGEGAAYDIKVTGPKGQQEFQGIRNCQVAPSHSPSPSTSATPVTSATPSSSSSSPATATPSSSASASSPAVVAPSASASPTSTNGKTLAFTGGGSNSGLIAGVAGALVLLGGGAVYTMRRRGRHSRTTA
- a CDS encoding single-stranded DNA-binding protein, whose product is MNETLVTMIGNVASTVSYGQTAAGVPMANFRLAATERRYDRARGEWVDGDTNWVTVNAWRWLAANVVSSLGKGDPVVVSGRLRVREWEDGGKRRSVVEIDARVVGHDLGRGTSAFRWAVRGRAELTPAQPVGEAVPEWIVEAVRAHRAADATATAGAGRAESVVAGGSVAAGELEGAGAAGRSPGGGAAALASPARRVAIEPAGMAGGGAGGAAAGAGAVGGVGGAAEGGVPVAPAATGAVGVSRSTRSARSVRGPAVERPPRSAAAARAARASRATGGPVGPAEVGSQVGTGSPGGPDEAGWAGEVVPM